A DNA window from Mycoplasmopsis pullorum contains the following coding sequences:
- a CDS encoding pyrimidine-nucleoside phosphorylase codes for MRVVDIIEKKRLNHSLDEQEIKFLLDTYVTGQTPDYQMSAFLMAVMFNGMNSFEIAKFTEIMMHSGDVMDLSEIPGIKVDKHSTGGVGDKTTLSVAPIVAACGAPVAKMSGRGLGHTGGTIDKLESIPGFTVELSEEEFIKQVKEHEIAVVGQSSQLVPADKKIYALRDVTSTVESIPLIASSIMSKKLATGSNAILLDVKCGNGAFMKDLESAKKLAQTMINIGKELNVDVRAEITNMSRPIGREIGNKNEVLEAIATLKGEGPADFTELVYSSCATILEQAKLVKSHDEGLQKVKEVIENGKALEKFYEFVQLQKGDVEQLKDKNFWHPEYSVEVKAHEDGFLEIFDALTFGIVAMKLGAGRATKEDSIDNEAGITLVKKTNEPVQKGDTIFKLYSSKPIDLELIDELKNGYKINKEKVENKIILAKLK; via the coding sequence ATGCGTGTAGTAGATATTATTGAAAAGAAGCGTTTAAATCATTCATTAGATGAACAAGAAATTAAATTTCTCTTAGATACTTATGTTACAGGTCAAACACCTGATTATCAAATGTCAGCATTCCTAATGGCTGTTATGTTTAATGGAATGAACTCATTTGAAATTGCAAAATTCACCGAAATTATGATGCATTCAGGTGACGTGATGGATCTATCAGAAATTCCTGGAATTAAAGTGGACAAACACTCTACTGGTGGTGTTGGGGACAAAACAACTTTATCAGTAGCCCCAATTGTAGCCGCTTGTGGAGCTCCTGTGGCCAAAATGAGTGGACGTGGACTTGGACACACTGGTGGAACAATTGACAAATTAGAATCTATCCCCGGTTTTACTGTTGAATTGAGTGAAGAAGAATTTATTAAACAAGTTAAAGAACACGAAATTGCCGTGGTGGGACAATCAAGTCAACTAGTACCTGCTGACAAAAAAATTTACGCTCTTCGTGATGTAACCAGTACAGTTGAATCGATTCCTTTAATTGCAAGTAGTATTATGTCTAAAAAATTAGCTACAGGTTCAAATGCAATTTTATTAGATGTTAAATGTGGTAATGGTGCATTTATGAAAGATTTAGAAAGTGCTAAAAAATTAGCACAAACCATGATCAACATCGGTAAAGAATTAAATGTTGATGTGCGCGCTGAAATTACCAACATGTCTCGTCCAATTGGACGTGAAATTGGAAACAAAAATGAAGTTTTAGAAGCGATTGCTACTCTTAAAGGTGAAGGTCCTGCTGATTTTACTGAATTAGTCTATAGCTCATGTGCAACTATTTTAGAACAAGCTAAATTAGTAAAATCTCATGATGAAGGACTTCAAAAAGTTAAAGAAGTAATTGAAAATGGTAAAGCATTAGAAAAATTCTATGAATTTGTTCAATTACAAAAAGGTGACGTAGAACAATTAAAAGACAAAAACTTCTGACATCCAGAATACTCAGTTGAAGTTAAAGCTCACGAAGATGGTTTCCTTGAAATTTTTGATGCTCTAACATTCGGAATTGTAGCTATGAAATTAGGTGCTGGTCGTGCAACTAAAGAAGATTCAATTGACAATGAAGCAGGTATTACTTTAGTTAAAAAAACAAATGAACCTGTACAAAAAGGTGATACCATTTTTAAACTTTACTCGTCAAAACCAATTGATTTAGAATTAATTGATGAATTGAAAAATGGTTACAAAATTAACAAAGAAAAAGTTGAAAATAAAATAATTTTAGCTAAATTAAAGTAA
- the deoD gene encoding purine-nucleoside phosphorylase encodes MTPHINAKKDEIAKIVIMPGDPLRAQFIAENFLEPGYKKVNTVRNMFMFTGKYQGKEITVAGSGMGCPSIGIYSYELFNFYDVDMIVRIGSAGSYKKDLGLYEVVLATEAFADSDAFRRLVSGKEGRVVSANSEACDQIRSIANDLNIKLHEGRVHSSDVFYSSVPLEERIKESEALCVEMESYALFTNAEKLGKKAACLLTISDNLITHEETSAQERQTAFTKMMEIALRLAK; translated from the coding sequence ATGACACCACACATTAATGCAAAAAAAGATGAAATTGCTAAAATTGTTATTATGCCAGGAGATCCTTTAAGAGCTCAATTTATTGCAGAAAACTTTTTAGAACCTGGATATAAAAAAGTAAATACAGTTAGAAATATGTTTATGTTTACTGGAAAATATCAGGGTAAAGAAATAACTGTTGCTGGAAGCGGAATGGGATGTCCATCGATTGGAATCTATTCATATGAATTATTCAATTTTTATGATGTTGACATGATTGTAAGAATTGGTTCAGCAGGTTCATATAAAAAAGATTTAGGTTTATATGAAGTAGTTTTAGCTACAGAAGCATTTGCAGATTCAGATGCTTTTAGACGTTTAGTTTCAGGTAAAGAAGGACGTGTTGTTAGTGCTAATTCTGAAGCGTGTGACCAAATTCGTTCAATTGCAAATGACTTAAATATAAAATTACATGAAGGACGTGTACACAGTTCAGACGTTTTCTATTCTTCGGTACCACTTGAAGAAAGAATTAAAGAATCTGAAGCTCTTTGTGTCGAAATGGAATCATACGCATTATTCACAAATGCAGAAAAATTAGGTAAAAAAGCTGCTTGCTTATTAACAATTAGTGATAACTTAATCACACATGAAGAAACAAGTGCTCAAGAACGTCAAACTGCATTTACTAAAATGATGGAAATTGCTCTAAGATTAGCAAAATAG
- the holA gene encoding DNA polymerase III subunit delta — MYLLFGEETYFINQELNNIKNNFSKLNIEDFDNYSNLIEIVDRMSSFSLFSEPKLYIFRDFPIFNDSKAKIEGIDYFLNYLKEKNDQNEIVFIHNDTTIAKNSFTNFVLGNFKVIETKKIKNKDLPKVLVDYVNACGGKLTISDALLLTEILPNNLSIIISEIDKLLLEDKNITIDIINKSVPQYNSDDTFAFSNSIESGDFVLIWSKYKERLHEGDTILQMIGQISRLFCLASKINSFKNLDFTLLQIATYLKIHEFRIKKANNLLMKFGVRKIEEIINTLSNLEYDLKTKGVNDEQAFEVFLIKYFGNN, encoded by the coding sequence ATGTATTTACTTTTTGGCGAAGAAACTTATTTTATAAATCAAGAACTTAATAACATTAAAAACAATTTTAGTAAATTGAATATTGAAGATTTTGATAATTATTCAAATTTGATCGAAATAGTCGATAGAATGAGTTCTTTTAGTTTATTTTCAGAACCGAAATTATATATATTTCGCGATTTTCCGATTTTTAATGATTCAAAAGCAAAAATTGAAGGTATTGATTATTTTTTAAATTATTTAAAAGAAAAAAATGATCAAAATGAAATAGTTTTTATTCACAATGACACAACGATTGCAAAAAATAGTTTTACCAATTTCGTTCTCGGTAATTTTAAAGTAATTGAAACTAAGAAAATTAAAAATAAAGACTTACCAAAAGTTTTAGTAGATTATGTTAATGCTTGTGGTGGTAAACTAACTATTTCTGATGCTCTTTTATTAACAGAGATTTTACCGAATAACTTAAGTATTATAATTTCAGAAATCGACAAGTTATTATTAGAGGATAAAAATATAACTATTGACATAATTAATAAAAGTGTTCCACAGTACAATAGTGACGACACTTTTGCTTTTTCGAATTCTATCGAATCTGGAGATTTTGTTTTGATTTGGTCTAAATATAAGGAAAGACTTCATGAAGGTGATACAATTCTTCAAATGATTGGTCAAATTTCGAGACTATTTTGTTTAGCTTCTAAAATCAATTCATTCAAAAATTTAGATTTTACATTATTACAAATCGCAACTTATTTAAAAATACATGAATTTAGAATTAAAAAAGCAAACAATTTACTAATGAAATTTGGTGTTCGAAAAATTGAAGAAATCATAAATACATTGTCAAATTTAGAATATGACTTAAAAACAAAAGGAGTAAATGATGAACAAGCATTCGAAGTTTTCTTGATTAAATATTTTGGAAACAACTAA
- the deoC gene encoding deoxyribose-phosphate aldolase codes for MNYNKMIDHTYLKPEATQKDIDKLIQEAIQYDVKTVCVNSSWVKYAKEKLVNSGIGITSVVGFPLGAMISQAKAHEAKLAIDHGADEIDMVINIGRLKQKDYEYVLNDIKAVKSACGSHILKVIIETALLTADEIKKATEIVLKSGAEFVKTSTGFSYRGASLEDIQIMKSVVVDQIEIKAAGGISNLDDLIAMYNAGATRFGTSRTVSILEGKEAKGGY; via the coding sequence ATGAATTACAATAAAATGATTGATCATACATATTTAAAACCTGAAGCGACACAGAAAGATATTGACAAACTAATTCAAGAAGCAATTCAATATGATGTTAAAACTGTTTGTGTGAATTCTTCATGAGTAAAATATGCTAAAGAAAAATTAGTTAATAGTGGTATTGGAATTACTTCTGTTGTTGGATTTCCTTTAGGTGCTATGATTTCTCAAGCTAAAGCACATGAAGCAAAACTTGCAATTGATCATGGTGCAGACGAAATAGACATGGTTATTAACATTGGTAGATTAAAACAAAAAGACTATGAATATGTTTTAAACGACATTAAAGCTGTTAAATCTGCTTGTGGATCGCACATCTTAAAAGTTATTATCGAAACAGCACTTTTAACTGCCGATGAAATTAAAAAAGCAACTGAAATTGTTTTAAAATCAGGTGCTGAATTTGTTAAAACTTCAACTGGTTTTTCATATCGTGGTGCATCACTTGAAGATATTCAAATTATGAAATCAGTCGTAGTTGATCAAATTGAAATTAAAGCTGCTGGTGGAATTTCTAATTTAGATGATTTAATCGCGATGTACAATGCAGGAGCTACTCGCTTTGGTACTTCTAGAACTGTTTCAATTTTAGAAGGTAAAGAAGCTAAAGGCGGATACTAG
- a CDS encoding pseudouridine synthase, with product MRIEKFLSDQIGLSRSEIKKIIQRKKIIVNGITINKSIDINPNCDLINFDGKIIQYKEFEYFVLNKPKNYVSSTVDENKYLSVLTLVPSKRKNLIIFGRLDVDTEGLMIVSDDTKMYHELFHGKKDITKTYLVKLKQDLTQEECEKIESGIQYDKDLIAKPCKVWYLDSEDKKTVLIQISEGKFHQIKKMFKSVGNEVLSLKRISIGNMHLDSLNLQTGQCQEIKREFLLEKIFSS from the coding sequence ATGAGAATCGAAAAATTTTTGTCAGATCAAATTGGTTTGAGCAGAAGCGAGATCAAAAAAATAATTCAACGCAAAAAGATTATCGTTAATGGTATAACTATAAATAAATCAATTGATATTAATCCTAATTGTGATTTGATCAATTTTGATGGCAAAATTATTCAGTACAAAGAATTTGAATATTTTGTTTTGAATAAACCAAAAAATTATGTAAGTTCGACCGTTGATGAGAATAAATATTTATCAGTCTTAACTTTAGTACCATCAAAACGAAAAAATTTGATTATTTTTGGTCGTTTAGACGTGGACACAGAAGGATTAATGATAGTGAGTGATGATACAAAAATGTATCATGAATTATTCCATGGTAAAAAAGATATTACTAAAACATATTTAGTGAAATTAAAACAAGATTTAACTCAAGAAGAATGTGAAAAAATTGAATCAGGAATTCAATATGACAAAGATCTAATTGCTAAACCATGCAAAGTTTGATATCTCGATTCAGAGGATAAAAAAACTGTTTTGATTCAAATTAGCGAAGGCAAATTTCATCAAATAAAGAAAATGTTTAAAAGTGTTGGTAACGAAGTGCTGAGTTTAAAAAGAATAAGTATAGGTAACATGCACCTTGATTCATTAAATCTCCAAACTGGTCAGTGTCAGGAAATCAAACGAGAATTTTTATTGGAAAAAATCTTTTCAAGCTAA
- a CDS encoding ComEC/Rec2 family competence protein, whose product MSAGIIILAILLILFSKTYKLIFVTLLGLLITYILINTINYFYDKHQISEFLVLDKTPKGYLISWNTNRYMLISSQYLKEGYRYSGDIKILKSSDETKISYFTFHTIGFLKVDNIIEKNASPTIQHHIKGLFENYPKYYKKYFINLVFGYGYHDLKVEIYYTFLKLGIMHFVVVSGMHFSFAYFILDLLLKKVKNPMTKKIIKFIVISIYFLMCKLSIATIRSFLFLSLWTFIGNYRQQKFIMNAKIFIAICLFIPHSIYNTSFWYTFLISQCIYFLFLFEYKKKIYLSIILFVLVQVNSQFLNIWYRHQLNITTFLYVPLLSPLMEITFYIAIFFFPFYKFLDSYFMFVDHIFEFLSKWVWILEFDWTFHWFGFAIIVALSNSIQFIIWKNICINKKL is encoded by the coding sequence ATGAGTGCCGGAATAATAATATTAGCTATATTATTGATTCTTTTTTCTAAAACTTATAAACTAATTTTTGTTACTTTATTAGGTTTATTAATAACATATATATTAATTAACACAATTAATTATTTTTATGATAAACATCAAATATCAGAATTTTTGGTTTTAGATAAAACTCCAAAAGGATATTTAATTTCATGAAATACTAATCGATATATGTTAATTTCATCTCAATATTTAAAAGAGGGATATCGCTACAGTGGAGATATAAAAATTCTCAAAAGCTCAGACGAAACCAAAATCAGCTATTTCACATTTCATACAATCGGTTTTTTAAAGGTTGATAACATTATAGAAAAAAATGCATCTCCAACTATCCAACACCATATTAAAGGTTTGTTTGAAAATTATCCTAAGTATTACAAAAAATATTTTATTAATTTAGTATTTGGATATGGTTACCATGATCTTAAAGTAGAAATTTATTACACATTTCTTAAATTAGGTATTATGCATTTTGTTGTTGTTAGCGGAATGCATTTTAGCTTTGCATACTTTATCTTAGATTTGTTACTTAAAAAAGTTAAAAATCCTATGACTAAAAAAATAATCAAATTCATAGTAATTTCCATTTATTTTTTAATGTGTAAACTCTCAATTGCTACAATCAGGTCGTTTTTGTTTTTAAGTTTATGAACTTTTATTGGAAACTATCGACAACAAAAATTTATTATGAATGCAAAAATATTCATTGCGATTTGCTTGTTCATACCACATTCAATTTATAATACGAGTTTTTGATACACATTTTTAATTTCTCAATGCATTTACTTTTTATTTTTGTTCGAATACAAAAAGAAAATATATTTGAGCATTATTCTGTTTGTTTTGGTGCAGGTTAATTCGCAATTTTTAAATATATGATATCGTCACCAACTAAATATCACAACTTTTTTGTATGTACCGCTATTAAGTCCATTGATGGAAATTACTTTTTATATAGCAATATTCTTTTTTCCTTTTTATAAATTTTTAGACAGTTATTTTATGTTCGTAGATCATATTTTTGAATTTTTATCAAAATGAGTATGAATTTTGGAATTTGATTGAACATTTCATTGATTTGGTTTTGCAATAATTGTTGCATTGAGTAATTCAATACAATTTATAATATGAAAAAACATTTGTATTAATAAAAAATTGTAA
- a CDS encoding MAG0490 family ComEA-like DNA-binding protein has product MKNSKPWKMYLILIILLLALSVTVVISNHNLVQKSSISEKYITKTNEYVYQLSGAVKYAKVSSMQPLTYRELFLKAKINETSDISSFSLSSFAKLNDVIFIPFKDEKIKFNDITSPSELVRYGIKIKIAEAIIKLKNDKDTNLTWEDIGNVQGVGPVTLKRLQKYLILEN; this is encoded by the coding sequence ATGAAAAATAGTAAACCTTGAAAAATGTATTTAATTTTAATTATCCTTTTATTAGCATTAAGTGTAACTGTAGTTATCTCAAATCATAATTTAGTTCAAAAAAGCTCTATTAGTGAAAAATACATAACAAAAACTAATGAATATGTTTACCAATTAAGTGGAGCGGTTAAGTATGCAAAAGTATCTTCAATGCAACCGCTAACATATCGAGAATTATTTTTAAAAGCAAAAATAAACGAAACATCTGACATTAGTTCGTTTAGTTTGAGTAGTTTTGCAAAGTTAAATGACGTGATTTTTATTCCTTTTAAAGACGAAAAAATAAAATTTAATGATATTACATCACCATCTGAATTAGTCCGATATGGAATTAAAATAAAAATTGCAGAAGCCATCATAAAATTAAAAAACGATAAGGACACAAATTTAACGTGAGAAGATATTGGAAATGTACAAGGAGTTGGTCCAGTTACACTCAAGCGATTGCAAAAATATTTAATACTAGAGAATTAA